The nucleotide sequence CGCAGAGTATAGACAGTTAGGTAACTAATGACAACGTAAAGACCCTCGCTAAAAGCGGATTGCGCGACTGTAATAAATGACGTATTAGCGCAACTTCCAGCATTGCCAAACAGGGCTGAAACCCCTCTGCCATCTGGCTTACGGCAAATTGACATTCGAATTTATGTCTCTATAGTGTCCCGGGCCCTGCGTGGGGGGCTTCTGATGATTTCAAGCATAAACAGGAGGCCGAACATGGCTGACAAAAAAGCGCAGTTGATCATCGAGGGCAATGCCCCCGTAGAGCTGCCCGTTCTGACCGGCACAGTTGGTCCCGATGTAGTTGACGTACGGGGCCTAACCGCCACGGGTCGCTTCACCTTTGATCCTGGCTTTATGTCGACCGCCTCTTGCGAGTCGAAAATCACCTACATCGACGGCGACAAGGGTGTCCTGCTGCACCGTGGCTATCCGATCGAGCAGCTGGCAGAGCAGTCCGACTACCTGGAAACCTGCTACCTGCTGCTGAATGGCGAACTGCCCACCGTCGAACAGAAAGCCACCTTCGTCAGCATCATCAAGAACCACACCATGGTTCACGAGCAGTTGAAGAGCTTCTTCAACGGCTTCCGCCGCGACGCCCACCCGATGGCGATCATGTGCGGCGTGGTCGGCGCCCTCTCCGCCTTCTACCACGACTCTCTGGACATCAATAATCCGCATCACCGCGAAGTTTCGGCCATGCGCCTGATCGCCAAGATGCCGACCATCGCGGCCATGACCTACAAGTACTCCATGGGTCAGCCGATGATGTACCCGCGTAACGACCTGAACTACGCGGAAAACTTCCTGCACATGATGTTCAACACCCCGTGCGAGATCAAACCGATCAGCCCGGTACTGGCCAAGGCGATGGACCGCATCTTCGTCCTCCACGCCGACCATGAGCAGAACGCGTCGACTTCCACCGTACGCCTGGCCGGTTCGTCCGGTGCCAACCCGTTCGCCTGTATCGCTGCCGGCATCGCCGCGCTGTGGGGCCCGGCTCATGGCGGCGCCAACGAAGCCGTACTGAGCATGCTGGACGAGATCGGCAGCGTCGAGAACATCGACACGTTCATCGCCAAGGCGAAGGACAAGAACGATCCGTTCAAACTGATGGGCTTCGGCCACCGCGTCTACAAGAACCGCGACCCGCGCGCCACCGTGATGAAGCAGACCTGCGACGAGGTCCTCGGCGAGCTGGGCATCACCAACGATCCACAGCTGGAACTGGCCATGCGCCTGGAAGAGATCGCCCTGACCGATCCGTACTTCAAGGAACGCAACCTGTACCCGAACGTCGACTTCTACTCGGGGATCATCCTCAAGGCGATCGGCATTCCGACCAGCATGTTCACCGTGATCTTCGCCCTGGCGCGTACCGTCGGCTGGATTTCGCACTGGAAAGAAATGCTCTCCAGCCCGTACAAGATCGGCCGCCCGCGCCAGCTGTACACCGGTTACACCCAGCGCGATATCGAACCGCTGGACAAGCGCAAGTAAGCATTGCGCACACAAAAAAGGCTGCCAATTGGCAGCCTTTTTTCATTCCCGCGGCGACTGGCTCAATTCCCTTCGGCCTTGTCACGCATGCTTTTCAGGGTATTGAACGGCGCGTCCACCACGAAACTGTTGGCCAGCAGCGACGGCACGCTACCACCCGGCTCGGTGTGCAGCTGGTAGGTCACCTCTACTTCGCCGGCAGCCTTGGGCACGAAGACCCACGAACCCTTCACGCTGCTGACGCGCACGTAATCCTTGTCTTCCGGCTGGTAAGTCGGCACGCCTTCCAGTGTACGGGTCAGGCTGCCATCGGCGCCTTCGCTCGAGGTCACGTGCAGGATCGAATCCCGCGCCGTGACCGGCCACGGCATCTTGAAACGGGTGTAGACCCAGCTCTGCTCGCCTTCGCGCTTGAGCAGCTTCTGCTCGGCACAGGCATGGATCCAAGCGCAGGAGCCTGTGACATCCTCCTGCAGCTCGCGCAGCTTGGCCACGTCACTCTTGATCGTGACCACCCCCTTGTAGGCCTTGTACTTGGAACCGGGCACGGCACTGAGGTAGACACGGATACCATCCTCGTCCTTGGCCAGCTGCCAGTCCTCTGCCTGCGCGGTGCCCGTCAGTACCAGCACGCCCAGGCCGCAGATCGCGGTCACTCGACTCAACGAAACCATCATTGCTCCTTGGAAGGAAAAGGCCCGCACGAACCGTACGGGCGAGAACTCACTAAGCCGTCGCCTGCTCGAGCCAACCCAGCAGGCGGATGGCGTCCTCACGGCTGTCGCCACAGACCTCCAGGTCCGCACCGAAGCCGGAACACACGGCCGGACGCTGCGGGTGCGTGAAGATCGCGCACAGGTTTTCGAGCGTCAAATGCAGACAACGTTCCCCAGCGGGCTTACCGCCGGGGAGTCCGGGAATCGGCGAACTGATTGACGGCGCGATGCAGCAGGCACCGCACCCTGCACGGCATTGCATGGGAGGCCACTCTCGAATTGAACGGCGGCGATTCTAGCCGCTGGCACCGCGCCTCGACAGCCCGGCCGCATCGCACGACCGGGCCGATTGCGTCAGCCCTGACGCCAGACCGTCAGGATTTGGTCTGCTTGAGACGGGCGATCAGGCTGGAGGTGTCCCAGCGGTTGCCGCCCAAGGCCTGCACGTCGGCGTAGAACTGGTCGACCAGCGCAGTGACCGGCAGCTGCGCGCCATTGCGCCGAGCTTCGTCCAGCAGGATGCCCAGGTCCTTGCGCATCCAGTCCACGGCAAAGCCGAAATCGAACTTGCCCTCGAGCATGGTCTGGTGGCGATTCTCCAGCTGCCAGGACTGCGCAGCGCCCTTGCTGATCACCTCCATCGCCGCATGGCCGTCGAGACCGGCGCACTGGGCGAAATGCAGCGCCTCGGCCAGGCCTTGGACCACACCACCGATGCAGATCTGGTTGACCATCTTGGTCAGCTGGCCACTGCCCACCGGACCCATAAGCTTGATCATCTTGGCGTAGGCGTCGATTACCGGTTCGGCACGGTCGTAGAAGGCCTTGTCGCCGCCCACCATCACCGTGAGCATGCCGTTTTCGGCACCGGCCTGGCCGCCGGATACCGGCGCATCGAGAAAGCCCAGCTCACGCTCGGCAGCCAGCGTCGCCAGCTCACGCGCCACATTCGCCGAGGCGGTGGTGTGGTCGACCAGCACGCTGCCTGGTGCCATGCCGGCGAATGCACCATCGGCGCCGAGCAACACGCTGCGCAGGTCGTCATCGTTGCCCACGCAGGTCATCACGAACTCGGCGCCCTGCGCCACTTCGCGCGGCGTGGCGGCGGACTCGCCGGCAAATTCGTCCAGCCACAGCTGCACCTTGGCTGGCGAGCGGTTGTATACGCACACCTCATGACCTTCACAGGCCAGATGCCCGGCCATGTGGAAACCCATCACGCCCAGGCCGATAAACGCCACCTTAGCCATCACACACCTCCTGAATTCATCGTTGAAACAGCCTAACACGGGGTTTGCCGGGGCGAGCAAGGCGCACCATACTGCCCCGGATGCAACGGAGGGCTTATGCCGCATTGGCTGGTAATCGACCTGGAAGCCACCACCGAAGAAGGTGGCTGGCCAGTGAGCGAAATGGAAATCATCGAAATCGGCGCCAGCCTGGTGAATGGCGAAGGCCGCGAGGTCGATCATTTCCAGCGCTTCGTCCGCCCGTTACGTCGGCCGTGCCTGACCACCTTCTGCCGCGAACTCACCCATATCAGCCAGGCCAGCGTCGACAGCGCCGCGCCGTTGAGTGAAGTATGGCCGCAGTTCGAACGCTGGATTCTTACCCATCAGCCCCGCCTGGTCGGCTGGGCCAGCTGGGGCGACTACGACCGCCAACAGTTGTATCAGGACTGGCAGCAACATGACCTGCACAGTTGCCTGGAACATTTGCCGCACAGCAACCTGAAGCAGCGCTTTTCCGAAGCCCGGCAACTGACGCGCCCGGTCAGCCTGACCACGGCCCTGCAGATGGCCGGCCTGTCCTTCAGTGGCCAGCAGCACCGCGCGCTCGAAGACGCGCGCAACACCGCCCGCTTGCTGCCGCTGATCTTTGCCGCGTAATCCCCGCAAAGCGGATGACGCCCGGACAACCCTTGGGCATACTGGCCGACCTTTTTAACCCCTCGAGGAAACCCGCATGTTCAAGGTCAACGAGTACTTCGACGGCACCGTCAAATCCATCGGTTTCGCCATGAGCGAAGGCCCGGCCACCATCGGCGTGATGGCACCGGGTGAATACGAGTTCGGTACCAGCCAACTGGAAGTCATGCACGTCGTCGCTGGCGCCCTGACCGTCAAGCTGCCGGGCAGCGAGAACTGGGAAACCTTCGCCGCCGGCAGCAAGTTCACCGTACCGGCCGACAGCAAGTTCCAACTGCAAGTGGCCGTCGACACCGCGTACCTCTGCGAATATCGCTGATCACTGCGGCGTCAGAGAAACCGGCCCAGGTGGCCGGTTTTTTTATTCAAGAACCCGCGCAGACGGGCTCATGGAATTACCTTGAATGCCTCGTTCCAACTCGTTCAGCCTGATCATCCTGCCCATTGCCCTGCTGCTGGTGGCGATGGTGTCCATCCAGAGCGGCGCCTCGCTGGCGAAAAGCCTGTTCCCGCTGGTGGGCCCCGAGGGCACCACGGCACTGCGCCTGACCCTCGGCGCACTCATCCTGACTCTGATCATGCGCCCGTGGCGTGCACGCCTGACGCTGGCCTCGTGCCGCTCGCTGCTCGGTTACGGCCTGGCGCTGGGCGGAATGAACCTGATGTTCTACATGTCGCTGAAGACCATCCCGCTGGGCATCGCCGTGGCCCTGGAGTTCACCGGTCCGCTGGCCCTGGCGCTGCTGTCGTCGCGGCGCCTGCTGGATTTCGTCTGGATCGCTCTGGCTGTGTTCGGCCTGTGGCTGCTGCTGCCCACCCAGCAATCCGAAGCGCACCTTGACCCGCTGGGCATGGCCCTGGCCCTGGCTGCGGGGCTGTGCTGGGCGCTGTACATCGTCTTCGGCCAGAAGGCCGGTGCCGAGCATGGCACCCACACCGTGGCGCTGGGCACCATCGTCGCGGCGCTGCTGGTGATTCCAGTGGGTCTGTACAGCGCTGGCGGTGCGCTGTTCTCAGTAGACCTGTTGCCAGTGGCATTGGCCGTGGCCGTGATGTCCTCGGCGCTGCCCTACTCGCTGGAAATGGTCGCCCTGACCCGCCTGCCGGCGCGCACCTTCAGCATCCTGATGAGCATGGAGCCGGCGATTGCCGCGCTGTCCGGCCTGCTGTTCCT is from Pseudomonas sp. PDM14 and encodes:
- a CDS encoding exonuclease domain-containing protein, yielding MPHWLVIDLEATTEEGGWPVSEMEIIEIGASLVNGEGREVDHFQRFVRPLRRPCLTTFCRELTHISQASVDSAAPLSEVWPQFERWILTHQPRLVGWASWGDYDRQQLYQDWQQHDLHSCLEHLPHSNLKQRFSEARQLTRPVSLTTALQMAGLSFSGQQHRALEDARNTARLLPLIFAA
- a CDS encoding YkgJ family cysteine cluster protein gives rise to the protein MQCRAGCGACCIAPSISSPIPGLPGGKPAGERCLHLTLENLCAIFTHPQRPAVCSGFGADLEVCGDSREDAIRLLGWLEQATA
- the gltA gene encoding citrate synthase gives rise to the protein MADKKAQLIIEGNAPVELPVLTGTVGPDVVDVRGLTATGRFTFDPGFMSTASCESKITYIDGDKGVLLHRGYPIEQLAEQSDYLETCYLLLNGELPTVEQKATFVSIIKNHTMVHEQLKSFFNGFRRDAHPMAIMCGVVGALSAFYHDSLDINNPHHREVSAMRLIAKMPTIAAMTYKYSMGQPMMYPRNDLNYAENFLHMMFNTPCEIKPISPVLAKAMDRIFVLHADHEQNASTSTVRLAGSSGANPFACIAAGIAALWGPAHGGANEAVLSMLDEIGSVENIDTFIAKAKDKNDPFKLMGFGHRVYKNRDPRATVMKQTCDEVLGELGITNDPQLELAMRLEEIALTDPYFKERNLYPNVDFYSGIILKAIGIPTSMFTVIFALARTVGWISHWKEMLSSPYKIGRPRQLYTGYTQRDIEPLDKRK
- a CDS encoding START domain-containing protein; the encoded protein is MVSLSRVTAICGLGVLVLTGTAQAEDWQLAKDEDGIRVYLSAVPGSKYKAYKGVVTIKSDVAKLRELQEDVTGSCAWIHACAEQKLLKREGEQSWVYTRFKMPWPVTARDSILHVTSSEGADGSLTRTLEGVPTYQPEDKDYVRVSSVKGSWVFVPKAAGEVEVTYQLHTEPGGSVPSLLANSFVVDAPFNTLKSMRDKAEGN
- a CDS encoding NAD(P)-dependent oxidoreductase — its product is MAKVAFIGLGVMGFHMAGHLACEGHEVCVYNRSPAKVQLWLDEFAGESAATPREVAQGAEFVMTCVGNDDDLRSVLLGADGAFAGMAPGSVLVDHTTASANVARELATLAAERELGFLDAPVSGGQAGAENGMLTVMVGGDKAFYDRAEPVIDAYAKMIKLMGPVGSGQLTKMVNQICIGGVVQGLAEALHFAQCAGLDGHAAMEVISKGAAQSWQLENRHQTMLEGKFDFGFAVDWMRKDLGILLDEARRNGAQLPVTALVDQFYADVQALGGNRWDTSSLIARLKQTKS
- a CDS encoding pyrimidine/purine nucleoside phosphorylase; its protein translation is MFKVNEYFDGTVKSIGFAMSEGPATIGVMAPGEYEFGTSQLEVMHVVAGALTVKLPGSENWETFAAGSKFTVPADSKFQLQVAVDTAYLCEYR
- the rhtA gene encoding threonine/homoserine exporter RhtA, with protein sequence MPRSNSFSLIILPIALLLVAMVSIQSGASLAKSLFPLVGPEGTTALRLTLGALILTLIMRPWRARLTLASCRSLLGYGLALGGMNLMFYMSLKTIPLGIAVALEFTGPLALALLSSRRLLDFVWIALAVFGLWLLLPTQQSEAHLDPLGMALALAAGLCWALYIVFGQKAGAEHGTHTVALGTIVAALLVIPVGLYSAGGALFSVDLLPVALAVAVMSSALPYSLEMVALTRLPARTFSILMSMEPAIAALSGLLFLSEKLTTHQWLAIGAIILASAGAAATIKPKGPAH